Proteins encoded by one window of Antechinus flavipes isolate AdamAnt ecotype Samford, QLD, Australia chromosome 4, AdamAnt_v2, whole genome shotgun sequence:
- the LOC127561377 gene encoding LOW QUALITY PROTEIN: serine/threonine-protein kinase LMTK1-like (The sequence of the model RefSeq protein was modified relative to this genomic sequence to represent the inferred CDS: inserted 1 base in 1 codon; deleted 2 bases in 1 codon), with translation MHLAQCLEHKRDRNVSGDDVVTLVACGLTACFHFPPFPPCRSLGVTIWELFELGAQPYHHYSDRQVLTYAIKEQQLKLPKPQLKLSLSDRWYEVMQFCWLQPEQRPTAEEVHLLLSYLCAKGTTEAEEDFEKRWKSLKPSGTGGAGHLGSVAELSSSFPLLEQFSGDGFHSDGDDILTVMETSHGLNFEYKWEPNRAEAFQTPAGTLSPRHAAHYQDLYYPASSSTSHLSLGVSPSCYECPPPGVVPILSAHSPSVSSEYYIRIEEPADCDLDFTMCSSSPEGQQASPEVATPWCDKEGPVGGTYDSDSSPTVSLTMEPLLGQGPSGEGPWDHPDYYSHMSCSKDSLCYQPSPVGDSRTEDTLLGDCREGASKDWGFPGFGQAFFEDPLGVSPSGNAAPQDSPGGAQEATVGESTKQEAQGSPPESVTIELGEPESLPCGGSHQEGAEEASLAAQQRHWTSNVSANNNINSGCPPDSWAAHFIDSYSESGERPGTEADPCEPPALDCVPAPPLPEGQASEVASPGQEPGSPPSFASHCQVEEGPAPVTASPSPMRDMDAADRRAVDPGADQKAPEEAMAPCSSPARSPLPSPPQGRALLLSRAAGSLAPVPKPDSPVPWDCSQSNSNEPDQTLDSSGSFPELEGPGSEDEDTTEATSGVFTDFSNDCLIEKPDTTPAFRSLQKQVGTPDSLESLDIPSTASDGGEIYSPTVSYPATGQPRALDSGYDTENYESPEFVLKEPHEPRDPEEFGPLGKEDESPALEMRLSSSISAELHGLNEKNPYRDSAYFSDYDTETERPSQGREEEEDDSEPXDTESSPLGPQPHSGDTPTPEEAGAQPAPAPAGEPPPGSIGGGDQESPKALGEGLAPAAVPAPAPLPTPAPVPSKLFFLTPVLPSLEGSGAAQSCCEPQEAPGLSPTLAGQGTWDPVPGAEAQEWKEATACESQPGEKPAPRPTPLRLDLSDLPAAKESRPAEEEEEEDSDDSDESDEELCCYNIQEQSEESEEEPAAVPIVVAESHSARNLRSLLKMPSLMSQSFCEDLDRKKKAVSFFDDVTVYLFDQESPTRELGEQHFPETKEVASSFLPSSPTSLSPSDQLSTADNFSDRTVSEESGGFEWDDDFPLMPAKKSFVSSPGPGVPDSVLPSLATPPKQVLPVQFSRFTVSPSPVSRFSITHVSDSDIESVGGSSEDGDRE, from the exons atgcacttagcacagtgcctggaacataagcGTGATAGAAATGTTAGTGGTGATGATgtggtgactctgg TGGCTTGCGGTCTCACGGCCTGCttccatttcccccctttccccccttgcAGGTCGCTGGGCGTGACCATCTGGGAGCTGTTTGAGTTGGGGGCCCAGCCCTATCACCACTACTCTGACCGCCAGGTGCTTACCTACGCTATCAAGGAGCAGCAGCTCAAGTTACCCAAGCCCCAGCTGAAGCTGTCGCTCTCAGACCGCTG GTATGAGGTGATGCAATTCTGCTGGCTGCAGCCGGAGCAGCGGCCCACCGCAGAGGAGGTGCATTTGCTGCTGTCCTACCTGTGTGCCAAGGGCACCACGGAGGCCGAGGAGGACTTTGAGAAGCGGTGGAAGTCCCTGAAGCCCAGCGGGACGGGCGGAGCCGGCCACCTGGGCAGTGTGGCTGAGCTGTCCTCCAGCTTCCCGCTCCTGGAGCAGTTCTCCGGGGACGGCTTCCATTCAGATGGCGATGACATCTTAACCGTGATGGAGACCAGCCACGGGCTCAACTTTGAGTACAAGTGGGAGCCCAACCGGGCCGAGGCCTTCCAGACTCCCGCGGGCACCCTCAGTCCCCGCCACGCTGCCCACTACCAGGACCTCTACTACCCAGCCAGCTCCTCCACCAGCCACCTGAGCCTGGGGGTCTCCCCTTCCTGCTACGAGTGCCCTCCGCCTGGCGTGGTGCCCATTCTCAGTGCCCACAGCCCTTCCGTGAGCAGCGAGTACTACATCCGCATTGAAGAACCGGCTGACTGTGACCTGGACTTCACCATGTGCTCCTCCAGCCCCGAGGGCCAGCAGGCGTCCCCCGAGGTGGCCACTCCCTGGTGTGACAAAGAAGGGCCCGTGGGGGGGACTTACGACTCAGACAGCAGCCCCACTGTGTCCCTGACTATGGAGCCCCTCCTGGGGCAAGGACCCAGTGGGGAGGGGCCCTGGGACCACCCTGACTACTACTCCCACATGAGCTGTAGCAAAGACTCACTCTGCTATCAGCCTTCCCCTGTGGGGGACTCGCGGACCGAAGACACTTTGTTGGGGGATTGCAGGGAGGGCGCCAGCAAAGACTGGGGCTTTCCAGGCTTCGGCCAGGCTTTTTTTGAGGACCCATTGGGGGTGTCCCCCTCGGGGAATGCTGCACCCCAGGACTCACCAGGGGGGGCCCAGGAAGCAACGGTGGGAGAATCGACGAAACAGGAGGCACAGGGCAGTCCTCCTGAATCAGTCACGATAGAGCTGGGTGAGCCTGAGAGTCTGCCTTGCGGCGGCTCCCACCAGGAGGGCGCCGAGGAGGCAAGCTTGGCTGCCCAGCAGAGACACTGGACCTCAAACGTATCTGCCAATAACAACATCAATAGTGGCTGCCCCCCTGATTCCTGGGCTGCTCACTTTATAGATTCCTACTCGGAATCAGGAGAGCGCCCGGGGACAGAAGCTGACCCGTGTGAGCCCCCTGCCCTGGACTGCGTGCCAGCCCCGCCCCTTCCGGAGGGACAGGCGTCGGAGGTAGCTTCCCCCGGGCAGGAGCCGGGGAGCCCGCCTAGCTTTGCCTCACACTGCCAGGTGGAGGAGGGCCCGGCTCCAGTCACTGCCTCTCCCTCCCCAATGAGAGACATGGACGCTGCAGACAGGAGGGCTGTAGACCCTGGGGCCGACCAGAAAGCCCCGGAGGAAGCCATGGCCCCTTGCAGTTCCCCAGCCCGGTCTCCCTTGCCCTCCCCCCCACAAGGGAGAGCCCTGCTTCTCTCCCGGGCGGCGGGCAGTCTGGCCCCTGTTCCTAAGCCCGATTCCCCCGTGCCCTGGGATTGTAGCCAGAGTAACAGCAATGAGCCAGACCAGACGCTGGACAGCAGTGGGAGCTTCCCTGAGCTGGAAGGGCCGGGTAGCGAGGACGAGGACACGACGGAGGCCACCTCCGGGGTCTTCACGGACTTTTCCAACGACTGCCTTATTGAGAAGCCTGACACAACCCCCGCCTTCCGCTCCCTCCAGAAGCAGGTGGGAACGCCGGATTCCCTGGAGTCGCTGGACATCCCATCCACGGCCAGTGACGGCGGGGAGATCTACAGCCCGACAGTGTCCTACCCCGCCACTGGGCAGCCCCGGGCACTCGACAGTGGCTACGACACGGAGAACTACGAGTCCCCTGAGTTTGTGCTCAAAGAACCCCATGAGCCCCGAGACCCAGAGGAGTTTGGGCCCCTGGGAAAGGAGGACGAGAGCCCCGCCTTGGAGATGAGGCTTTCGTCCTCCATCAGTGCTGAGCTGCACGGTCTGAATGAGAAAAACCCCTACCGAGACTCGGCCTACTTCTCTGACTATGACACAGAGACCGAGAGGCCCTcccaggggagggaggaggaggaggacgacaGTGAGC GAGACACAGAGTCCAGCCCGTTGGGCCCCCAGCCCCACAGTGGGGACACTCCAACCCCGGAGGAAGCGGGCGCTCagcctgcccctgcccctgctgGGGAGCCCCCTCCAGGGTCCATTGGAGGAGGAGACCAGGAGAGCCCCAAGGCCCTGGGAGAAGGGCTGGCCCCTGCTGCTGTCCCTGCTCCTGCCCCGCTCCCCACCCCTGCCCCTGTTCCATCCAAAttgttcttcctgactcctgtcCTGCCAAGCTTGGAGGGCAGTGGGGCTGCGCAAAGCTGCTGCGAACCCCAGGAGGCCCCAGGCCTGTCCCCCACCTTGGCGGGCCAGGGCACTTGGGACCCGGTTCCT GGGGCAGAGGCACAAGAGTGGAAGGAAGCCACCGCCTGCGAAAGCCAGCCGGGGGAGAAGCCGGCCCCACGGCCGACGCCTCTGCGCCTGGACCTGTCGGACCTCCCGGCAGCCAAGGAGAGCCGGCCggccgaggaggaggaggaggaagactcGGACGACAGCGACGAGTCCGACGAAGAGCTGTGCTGCTACAACATCCAGGAGCAGAGCGAGGAGAGCGAGGAGGAACCAGCCGCCGTGCCCATTGTGGTAGCCGAGAGCCACAGCGCCCGCAACCTCCGCAGCCTCCTCAAGATGCCCAGCCTCATGTCCCAGTCCTTCTGCGAGGACCTGGACCGCAAGAAAAAGGCCGTCTCCTTTTTCGATGATGTTACCGTCTACCTCTTCGACCAG GAAAGCCCCACTAGGGAGCTCGGGGAGCAGCACTTCCCTGAGACGAAGGAAGTGGCTTCCTCCTTCCTGCCGAGCAGCCCCACTTCTCTGAGCCCGTCGGACCAACTCAGTACAGCAGACAATTTCTCCGACAGGACGGTTTCTGAAGAGA GTGGCGGGTTCGAGTGGGATGATGATTTCCCGCTAATGCCAGCCAAGAAATCTTTTGTGTCTTCACCGGGGCCTGGAGTGCCGGACTCCGTGCTGCCCAGCCTGGCCACCCCACCGAAGCAGGTGCTGCCCGTCCAGTTTTCCCGCTTCACTGTGTCTCCCAGCCCAGTCTCCCGATTCTCCATTACACACGTCTCTGACTCGGACATCGAGTCTGTAGGAG GAAGCAGTGAAGACGGGGACAGAGAATAA